In Pogoniulus pusillus isolate bPogPus1 chromosome 1, bPogPus1.pri, whole genome shotgun sequence, one DNA window encodes the following:
- the CFL2 gene encoding cofilin-2, translating to MASGVTVNDEVIKVFNDMKVRKSSTPEEIKKRKKAVLFCLSDDKKQIIVEESKQILVGDIGDTVEDPYTAFVKLLPLNDCRYALYDATYETKESKKEDLVFIFWAPESAPLKSKMIYASSKDAIKKKFTGIKHEWQVNGLDDIKDRSTLGEKLGGNVVVSLEGKPL from the exons ATG GCTTCTGGAGTAACAGTGAATGATGAAGTCATAAAGGTTTTTAATGACATGAAAGTAAGGAAATCTTCAACCcctgaagagattaaaaaaagaaagaaagctgTTCTGTTCTGCTTAAGCGATGACAAGAAACAGATAATTGTAGAGGAATCAAAGCAGATACTTGTTGGTGACATTGGAGATACTGTGGAGGACCCCTATACAGCCTTTGTGAAGTTGCTACCTTTGAATGACTGCAGATACGCTTTGTATGATGCCACATATGAGACAAAGGAATCTAAGAAAGAAGACCTGGTATTTATATTCTG GGCTCCTGAAAGTGCACCTTTAAAAAGCAAGATGATCTACGCAAGCTCTAAAGATGCCATTAAGAAGAAATTTACAG GTATTAAACACGAGTGGCAAGTAAATGGTTTGGATGATATTAAGGACCGTTCAACACTTGGAGAGAAATTGGGAGGCAACGTGGTAGTTTCACTTGAAGGAAAACCCTTATAA